The DNA window CAGCCACGGCGGCGCGCCGTGCGGAACGCGTTTCTGGTGCACCTTCTCGCCGCTGATCCCGGTCGGGAAGCGGTGCATCATGCACGGGCGCTCGCGCAGCGCGCGGACGATGCCGTCGCCGACGCCGAGGTAGTAGCGGGCGAGGTCCAGTTTGGTCTCACCGCGCGCCGGGAAGTAGACCCGGTCCGGATTGGACAGTCGCACCGTGTGGTCCCCGACTTCCAGCTCCACCGAGGGGGACTTTCCCTTTGCCGACGCCATGCGAGGAATGTACCCCGGTTCAGGGCGTACCGGTTGCCCTCGAAGTCGAAGCGCGCAGGTGCAGCACGGGATCGAGGACGAGTGCTTCCGTCGGCTCGGCCGCCCCGGCCAACCGGCCGAGCATGAGTTCGACGGCCTGCTTGGCGAGCCCTTCGTGGTTGAGGTCCATCGCGGTGATCGGCGGGCTGGCCAGCCGCGAGTGCTCGCTGTCGGTGAGGGAGGCGATCAGCAGATCCTCGGGGACGCGCAGGCCGAGCGAACCGGCGACTTCGGTGACGAGCGCGGCGAAATCGCTGGTGGCGACGACGACCGCGTCCGGGCGGTCGCGGCTGGCCAGCAGCGGACGGACCAGCTCGGCCGCGTCGGCGCGGGTGAGGCCCTCGCTGAGCGTGTGCACCCGTGGTTCGCCGCACCAGGCGAGGTAGGCCTCGCGGGTGCGGCGGTTCCAGGCGTTGTCCTCGCTCCCGGTCAGCAGCGCGACCCGTTCGGCGCCATGCTCGCGCAGGTGGTCGAGCAGCGCCGTGACGACGGTGGCGTAGTCGAGCCGGACCGCCCAGGCGAATTCGGGCCGCGACGGGTCCTCCTCGACGGTGACCACCGGGACGCCGCGGCGCAGCAGTTCGGTCAGCACGCTGTCGTCGCCGTACGGGTGCGCCACGATGCAGCCGTCCATCGGGACCCTCGCAGCCGAGGAATCGTTGATGTCGGGCACGTGCAGCAGTCCGGTCTTGTGCCGCAGCATCTCGGTGGCGACCGCGCCGACCAGCCGGTTGAACGTCTCCGCCCGGTCCGACGTGCCGACGAGGGCGTAGCGCGGGCGCAGGATCAGCCCGACGATCCCGGAGCGCCCGGTGCGGAGCGAGCGCGCGCTGGGGTTCGGGTCGTAGCCAAGCTCGACCGCGGCCCGCGTGACGCGGTCCTTGGTGGCCTGCGAGATCGGCCTGCTGCCGGAAAACGCGTGCGACACGGTGCTGATCGACACCTTGGCGCGTTCGGCCACGTCACGGATCGTGACGGCGCGCTTGGCGTCCACCGGTGCCCTCCCTCCTGGCCCTTGCTCCGAACGGGGTGCCGTCAGTATCGCCCACCCGGCGGATTCCCCTCGGCTCTTGACAGCGTTCGGGGCGCGCGCGTTTCATGTGGCGTCATCAAATCGTTTCGATGATCGGGGCGGAGTGCTATGGCAGCACCGGACGAACCGGCCGTC is part of the Amycolatopsis sp. CA-230715 genome and encodes:
- a CDS encoding LacI family DNA-binding transcriptional regulator is translated as MDAKRAVTIRDVAERAKVSISTVSHAFSGSRPISQATKDRVTRAAVELGYDPNPSARSLRTGRSGIVGLILRPRYALVGTSDRAETFNRLVGAVATEMLRHKTGLLHVPDINDSSAARVPMDGCIVAHPYGDDSVLTELLRRGVPVVTVEEDPSRPEFAWAVRLDYATVVTALLDHLREHGAERVALLTGSEDNAWNRRTREAYLAWCGEPRVHTLSEGLTRADAAELVRPLLASRDRPDAVVVATSDFAALVTEVAGSLGLRVPEDLLIASLTDSEHSRLASPPITAMDLNHEGLAKQAVELMLGRLAGAAEPTEALVLDPVLHLRASTSRATGTP